From the Nitrospirota bacterium genome, the window CACGGTTGTAGCGCCTGACGGAAGATCAAGCCAGTATGAGAGGAACACTCCTCCAACAGATGATGTGATTCCTATTACTGCAGAATAGAAAAACATCCGTATCATGCTGAAGGTCAACTGATAGGCAGCGGCTGCAGGGGTTACTATTAATGCAAACACCAGGATTGCCCCGACCGATTTAAGGGAAATGACGATGGTCATGGCTATCATGGTAAGCAGCAGGAATGACAGCCATTCTGCAGGTATGCCGCTTGCCCTGGCCAGCTCTTCATCGAACGTAATGAAGTGGAATTCCTTGAAAAATATGTAGACCAGGGACAGGACCGCCAGTCCGAGGATAAGGATGACTGCCAAATCGGTTTTTGTTACGGACAGGATGCTTCCGAACAGGTATCCATAAACTTCAGCATTGTAGACCTTCATCAGCCCAATGAACAAAACAGCAAGCGCCATGGTCAGTGAGTAGAATATACCTACAGATGCATCCAGCTTGAGGTATCCCATCCTGTTAAGATAACCCACGACCCATACTGTCAGGAGGCTGAATACAATGGCAAAATAGATGGGGTTCAGATTAATCAGATATCCCAGTGTTACACCGGCAAATGCGGCATGTGAAGTGCCTGCCCCTATAAATGTAAGATTCCTCAGGATGACGAAGACGCCGATGATGGAACAGACGAGGCCTATTATCACAGACGCAAGAAGCGCCCTCTGTATGAACTCATACGAGAGCATCTCAAGCATGATGATAATCCCCTGCGATCACATATGTCCCGCCTCCCCGTGTTGCAACAACGACCTGTTTGCCGTATATGTCACTCAGGATTTTTTCATTAAGCACCTCAGCCGGGGTTCCGATTGCATGAAGTTTGGTATGAATCAGTGCCATGCGGTCAACATAGGGGCTGATCATATTTATGTCATGTGTGACAAGGAGTACGGTAAGTTTGAGGTTCTTCTGAAGATTTGAAATGAGTTTTATCATGCTGTACTGGGTTGGTGTGTCAATGCCGGTAGTCGGTTCGTCCATTAGAAGCACCTCCGGTTTCTGAACCAGCGCTCTCGCTATCAGGACCCTCTGCTGCTGACCACCCGACAGGTGTCCCAGTGGCGCACTTGTATATCCATCCATTTCCACTTCCCTGAGGGCCTGATTCACCATCTCTTTGTCAGCATTAGAAGGCCTCCTGAACAGACCCAGGGAACTGTATCTCCCCATCATTACCGTCTCACGCACGGTAACCGGAAAATTATAGTCAATATTCCCCTTCTGAGGAATATATCCTATCCTTGCCTTGTGATGGCAGCGCAGTTCATGGCAGGCACAATCGAATATCTGAACAGTCCCTTTGGAGGGACGTACGAGGCCAAGTATGGATTTCAGAAGCGTTGTCTTACCCGAACCATTCGGGCCTATAATGCCGAGGAATTCCCCCTGGTAGATTTCAAGGTTTATGTCTGTTAATGCTGTTCTTTGCTGGTAGGCAATTGTGGCATTTGAAAATCTGATTATTACATTCCTGTTCACCTGAAAATCCCCGTTCGAATCCCCCCACCCCCCCTTTACTAAAGGGGGGAACTGATTTCCCCCTTTGAAAAAGGGGGACTAAGGGGGATTTTTATCCGACCTTTTTACTGAAGTGCCTCCGCAAGCCGGCTTCCATTGTACTCCATCATCTCAATATATGTGTCAGTATTGGGAAGCCCGCCTGGTATCGGTGTTAGTGTAACGATCCTGATCCCTGTCTCATCAGCAATTGCACGGGGTATTTTTGGATTTAACTGTGGTTCGGATACCAGCACCCTTATCCCCCCCTTTTTTATCTCACTGATCAACTTTGCCATATGCCGTGCTGAAGATTCTGTACCTGGCTGGACCTGGATATTATCTGCGATCTGCAGATTAAAACGCTGTGCAAAATAAGGCCATGCAGGATGGTGTGTGATTATCCTGCGGTTTTTTGCACCGCTCAGCTTTTTTTCTATGTTACTCCGCATAGTGTCAATCTTCTTAAAATATGCGGCCTGATTGGAGAGATAATATTGCCGCCCCGTAGGATCAATCTTCGACAGGGCATCAGTAATATGACGTATCATGCTCTTGGCGCGCTCCGGGTCAAGCCAGATATGCGGGTTTCCAAGGTGATTGTCATGACTATACGGGTCTGTCTCTTCTCCCCGCAATAAAGGCACCCCTGTAGAAGTTGTAACTGTAATCAGCCTGCTGTTTGACGCATTCTTTACAAGAGTTTTTACCCAAACCTCAAGGCCAAGGCCCACTTCCACAAGAACCTGCGCCTCTTTAACGGTAATGATATCGCTCGGTTTTGGTGAGTAGGTGTGTTCACTTTCCAATCCGGAAAGGAGGCTGCTGACCTCGACCCTGTCGCCGCCGACATTCCTTACAAAATCTTCAAGGAAGGTAAGAGTAGTAACGACCTTAATCTTCTGTGGCGGTGCAGTATTCGCATTGACAGTTATACTGTTAAACAGAAGAATAAAGAGAGTGATTGCGATAAATCTGGATATAGCGGAAAATATCATGAGCTAAACAACTATAGCACAATCAGTATTAAAAGATAAGGTGCTTAACAGAGCTCATGAATTTATCAGGCTGTCTGTTTTTGCAGCCATGATGAAATCATTTTCTGAAAGGCCTTTTATGGCGTGTGTCCAGAATTCAACATCCACCCTGTTATAATGGATATGAATATCAGGATGGTGCCCCTCTTCTTCAGCGAGACCAGCCACTGAGTTTACAAATTTCATCGCCTCCCTGAAGTTCGTGAATTTATATGACCGGAACAGATGCCCTTCCCTGAGTGACCAGGAAGGCACCTCTTTAATAAGGATGTCTGTCTCAGACTTTTCAAGAGGAGGAGTCCCCCCTTCACAGGGTACACATTTTTTCTCCACTAAATTCATACAATATATCCTTTTTGGGCCGGCCATAAAGGCCGGCCCAACCCCCTATGTCCAGACCCCCGATTTAAACATAGCCGAGCCTGCATCAAACAACTCATCCAGGCTTCCTTCATACTTGAACACATTTACAAAGCCTTTATCATCAAGAAGCCTTGCTGCCTCATAGAGAGAGCCGCATATATTTCCACCACAGAAGATAACAATCTTTTCATCCCTGTTATCGAAATGTTCCACGGCCCATTTATCAATGTCTTCAACCAGACACCTAACCGCCTTCCTGATTACAACATCTTCGCGGGCCCTGCTGCTTGCGACATCAAGGGGTATAAACTCATCCTCGGAATTGAGCATATTCAAAAAATCCGCAGTTGTAATATCTCTAACCATCGTACTCACCCCCTTCTGCAAAATTTGTTAATGATAACCGTTCTCAATATAATTATATGACCCTCGTGAGTCATAGTCAAGTAAGATGACAGATAGTCATGAATGATATTTGACCGTCAGTACATATTGATTTAAAATCTTTTTGTCAGAAAGGGGCTGTCATTCATGGATGATATAGAAAAGATTATCAGGGAATCAAAAAATATTGCTGTTGTCGGTATGTCGAACAGGCTCGGGAGACCGAGTCTTACAGTGGCAAGTTACCTTAGAGGGCAGGGTTACAGGATAATACCTGTGAATCCAGCTATCCAGGATATAAATGGTGAGAAGTGTTATCCTGACCTTATGTCCATTCCTGAAAAAGTGGATGTTGTTGATATCTTCAGAAAGCCTGCGGATGTCCCTCCTGTGGTGGAGGAGGCCATAAGGATAGGGGCTAAGGCTGTCTGGATGCAGGAAGGGGTTGTGAATGAGGAGGCGGCTGGAAGGGCACAAGAGGCAGGTTTGCGGGTGATAATGGATAAATGTATGTTGAAGGAGCATGCGCGGCTGAAGAGAGAGGGAAAGATATAGTTACATGAACTGTCATGAGCCCTTCGACTGTTCGGCACGCTCACAGCTCAGGGCTCACCAAGGTAAATGAAAACGTCATTCCCGCGTAAGCGGGAATCCAGACCGAGGCATGGTCCTGGATTCCCACTCCCCGCTTAAATCATGCGGGGACAGGTTCCGTGGGAATGACGGGTATACAGGAGCATTTTCAGGTGAACAAGCTTGAAGTCAGTAGAATCCTTGAAGAGATCGGTACCCTCCTTGAGCTTAAAGGCGAGAATCCATTCAAGTTCAGGGCATATCACAATGCGGCAGTGTCTGTTGAGGCGCTGGAAGAGGACCTGGACAAGGCCATTGAAGACGGCGTGCTTGCGGATCAAAAGGGTATCGGCAAGGGCATATATGAAAAGATAGTTGAACTTAACAAGTCCGGTCATCTCAAATATTATGAAGAACTCAAAAAGGAGGTTCCTGCAGGGCTCCTCGAGATTATAAAAATTCCGGGCGTTGGCCCCAAAAAGGCGAAGGCCCTCTACGATGAACTTGGAATATCTACTGTAGGTGAGCTTGAGTATGCATGCATGGAGAACAGGCTTATCGGTCTGCACGGTTTTGGCGAGGCTACGCAGGAGAGAATTTTACATGGCATTGAGTATTACAAGAAAGGGATGGGACACCACCTCTTCAATGTCGCATTGAAAGATGCGGAAGGACTTCTCGCCCGATTAGAAAAGAACAAGTCTGTTCTAAAGTGTAGTATCGCCGGGAGCATCAG encodes:
- a CDS encoding metal ABC transporter permease → MLEMLSYEFIQRALLASVIIGLVCSIIGVFVILRNLTFIGAGTSHAAFAGVTLGYLINLNPIYFAIVFSLLTVWVVGYLNRMGYLKLDASVGIFYSLTMALAVLFIGLMKVYNAEVYGYLFGSILSVTKTDLAVILILGLAVLSLVYIFFKEFHFITFDEELARASGIPAEWLSFLLLTMIAMTIVISLKSVGAILVFALIVTPAAAAYQLTFSMIRMFFYSAVIGITSSVGGVFLSYWLDLPSGATTVLFVSLMFFVSLIFSPKRMKGIIR
- a CDS encoding metal ABC transporter ATP-binding protein yields the protein MNRNVIIRFSNATIAYQQRTALTDINLEIYQGEFLGIIGPNGSGKTTLLKSILGLVRPSKGTVQIFDCACHELRCHHKARIGYIPQKGNIDYNFPVTVRETVMMGRYSSLGLFRRPSNADKEMVNQALREVEMDGYTSAPLGHLSGGQQQRVLIARALVQKPEVLLMDEPTTGIDTPTQYSMIKLISNLQKNLKLTVLLVTHDINMISPYVDRMALIHTKLHAIGTPAEVLNEKILSDIYGKQVVVATRGGGTYVIAGDYHHA
- a CDS encoding zinc ABC transporter substrate-binding protein, whose amino-acid sequence is MIFSAISRFIAITLFILLFNSITVNANTAPPQKIKVVTTLTFLEDFVRNVGGDRVEVSSLLSGLESEHTYSPKPSDIITVKEAQVLVEVGLGLEVWVKTLVKNASNSRLITVTTSTGVPLLRGEETDPYSHDNHLGNPHIWLDPERAKSMIRHITDALSKIDPTGRQYYLSNQAAYFKKIDTMRSNIEKKLSGAKNRRIITHHPAWPYFAQRFNLQIADNIQVQPGTESSARHMAKLISEIKKGGIRVLVSEPQLNPKIPRAIADETGIRIVTLTPIPGGLPNTDTYIEMMEYNGSRLAEALQ
- a CDS encoding 4a-hydroxytetrahydrobiopterin dehydratase, coding for MNLVEKKCVPCEGGTPPLEKSETDILIKEVPSWSLREGHLFRSYKFTNFREAMKFVNSVAGLAEEEGHHPDIHIHYNRVDVEFWTHAIKGLSENDFIMAAKTDSLINS
- a CDS encoding rhodanese-like domain-containing protein — encoded protein: MVRDITTADFLNMLNSEDEFIPLDVASSRAREDVVIRKAVRCLVEDIDKWAVEHFDNRDEKIVIFCGGNICGSLYEAARLLDDKGFVNVFKYEGSLDELFDAGSAMFKSGVWT
- a CDS encoding CoA-binding protein yields the protein MDDIEKIIRESKNIAVVGMSNRLGRPSLTVASYLRGQGYRIIPVNPAIQDINGEKCYPDLMSIPEKVDVVDIFRKPADVPPVVEEAIRIGAKAVWMQEGVVNEEAAGRAQEAGLRVIMDKCMLKEHARLKREGKI